Genomic DNA from Pseudomonas sp. CCC3.1:
TGGGCGATGACTTACATGTTCGGGTAAGTCGGGCCGCCAGCACCTTCCGGAGTGACCCAGGTGATGTTTTGCGACGGGTCTTTAATGTCGCAGGTTTTGCAGTGCACACAGTTTTGCGCGTTGATCTGGAAGCGCTTCTCGCCGCTTTCCTGTGTGATCACTTCATAGACCCCGGCCGGGCAGTAACGCTGTGCAGGCTCGTCGTAGAGCGGCAGGTTAACGCTGATCGGAATGCTCGCATCACGCAGCTTGAGGTGGCACGGCTGCTCTTCTTCATGGTTGGTGCTGGAGAGGAAGACCGAGCTGAGTTTGTCGAAGCTGAGCTTGCCGTCGGGTTTCGGGTAGTTGATCTTCTTGCTGTCTTTGGCCAGCTTCAGGCAGGCATAGTCTGGCTTGGTGTCGTGCAGGGTGAACGGCAGTTTGCCGCCGAAGATGTTCTGGTCAATCCAGTTGAAGCCGCCGCCCACGATAGGACCAAACTTGTGCAGTGCCGGGCCAAAGTTACGGCTGGCGAACAGTTCGTCGAACAACCAGCTGCCTTTGAACGCTTCAACGTAGGTGTTGAGTGCATCGCCGCCTTCGGAGCCTGCGAACAGCGAATCAGCCACGGCATCAGCGGCCAGCATGCCGGACTTCATCGCGGTGTGGCTGCCTTTGATCTTGGAGAAGTTCAGGGTGCCCAGATCGCAACCGATCAGTGCGCCACCGTTGAAGATCATTTTCGGCAGCGAGTTCAGGCCACCTTTGCAAATGGCGCGGGCGCCGTAGCTGATGCGCTTGCCGCCTTCCAGATACTGCTTGAGCACGGGGTGGTGCTTGAGGCGCTGGAATTCATCGAACGGCGACAGGAAGGTGTTGCTGTAGGACAGATCGACGATCAGGCCGACGACCACCTGGTTGTTTTCCAGGTGATAAAGGAAAGAGCCGCCGGTGTTTTCGTTGGCCATCACATCCAGCGGCCAGCCCGCGGTGTGAACGACCAGACCCGGTTGGTGCTTGGCTGGGTCGATTTCCCAGATTTCTTTAAGGCCGATGCCGTAGTGCTGGCTGTCAGCGTCGCTGTCGAGCTTGAAGCGTTCGATCAGTTGCTT
This window encodes:
- a CDS encoding electron transfer flavoprotein-ubiquinone oxidoreductase; this encodes MEREYMEFDVVIVGAGPAGLSAACRLKQKAAEAGKEISVCVVEKGSEVGAHILSGAVFEPRALNELFPDWKALGAPLNTPVTRDDIYVLRNDSAATKVPDLFVPKTMHNEGNYIISLGNLCRWLAQQAENLGVEIYPGFAAQEVLFDENNVVRGIITGDLGVDREGNPKEGLYTPGMELRGKYTLFAEGCRGHLGKQLIERFKLDSDADSQHYGIGLKEIWEIDPAKHQPGLVVHTAGWPLDVMANENTGGSFLYHLENNQVVVGLIVDLSYSNTFLSPFDEFQRLKHHPVLKQYLEGGKRISYGARAICKGGLNSLPKMIFNGGALIGCDLGTLNFSKIKGSHTAMKSGMLAADAVADSLFAGSEGGDALNTYVEAFKGSWLFDELFASRNFGPALHKFGPIVGGGFNWIDQNIFGGKLPFTLHDTKPDYACLKLAKDSKKINYPKPDGKLSFDKLSSVFLSSTNHEEEQPCHLKLRDASIPISVNLPLYDEPAQRYCPAGVYEVITQESGEKRFQINAQNCVHCKTCDIKDPSQNITWVTPEGAGGPTYPNM